From the genome of Deinococcus sp. AJ005, one region includes:
- a CDS encoding NPCBM/NEW2 domain-containing protein — protein sequence MKTSLAPLFFVCGTLLLASCSGKQPPLPPLPDPAPPEDTTSADNPYAGGKQYPWTDRLELAVDDPYAAGRSYPWFSPTAASSLKPQGPADGQNFLSGVQWTSATNTWGPVELDHSNGEQNADDGSALSVGGSTFAKGLGVHAASEIHYALGGQCNTFTAHVGVDDEVGARGSVQFRAFGDGRMLFNSGVRRGGDPALPVNLSVAGIRELRLMTGDGGDGIEYDHADWGDAALSCEVALPGKDVWLSDLAYVSAQSGWGPVEFDRSNGEQGLRDGGALTIAGRTFDRGMGVHAPSTLDYDLGRTCTAFSAQLGLDEEVGGRGSVGFEVYGDGQKLYDSGPLRGGDPARQAVVDLRGVQTLRLSVTDGGDGLAHDHADWADARLQCGTAVTGQPGTRDPGFGEAGRSSVGGVATVTENGGTLVVLGGRFGLTRLSPSGVVLARGAATPNGAATLNGAASALALQPDGALIAVGYADGQMVALRYRPDLTLDPSFGLGGVVRLRLGVAASQYDSDPVRSAATAVTVAPDGQIVLAGYASRPFSPAPGVTLSDDDFALVRLGSDGRPDLTFGRSGVVTTPLNALLAGGDASTDKLYGVALQPDGRIVVAGEAQYDANNYSSVVARYLGTGELDPSFSGDGIALGGLGERSTFHAVAVEKGGAILLGGGTGRFFTSALLQRFSPAGEAGEGVRFQFRMPENAQLFQTVVTALLPQSDGRVVLGGYAGDTTFVSRFGADLTQDLTFGAAPANTVLGNTAQGGNVPVGSGSLIALTQDAERRIIATTAQFTATGIEGDGTVRLFP from the coding sequence ATGAAGACATCCCTCGCCCCATTGTTTTTTGTCTGTGGCACCCTGCTGCTGGCGTCCTGTTCGGGCAAGCAGCCGCCCCTGCCCCCATTGCCTGATCCCGCTCCCCCGGAAGACACCACGTCCGCCGACAACCCCTACGCTGGGGGTAAGCAGTATCCCTGGACAGATCGGCTGGAGCTGGCGGTGGACGATCCCTACGCGGCAGGGCGCAGCTATCCGTGGTTCTCGCCCACGGCGGCGTCCAGCCTGAAGCCGCAGGGGCCAGCGGACGGCCAGAACTTCCTGTCCGGGGTGCAGTGGACCTCGGCCACAAATACCTGGGGACCCGTGGAGCTGGACCACAGCAACGGCGAGCAGAACGCCGATGACGGCAGCGCCCTCAGCGTGGGGGGCAGCACCTTCGCCAAAGGTCTGGGGGTCCACGCGGCGTCCGAGATTCATTACGCGCTGGGTGGGCAGTGCAACACTTTCACGGCCCATGTGGGTGTGGATGACGAGGTCGGCGCGCGGGGCAGCGTGCAGTTCAGGGCCTTTGGTGACGGCAGGATGCTGTTTAACAGTGGCGTCCGGCGCGGCGGGGACCCGGCCCTGCCCGTGAACCTGAGCGTGGCGGGCATCCGGGAACTGCGGCTGATGACGGGCGACGGCGGCGACGGGATCGAATACGATCACGCCGACTGGGGAGACGCCGCCCTGAGCTGCGAGGTGGCCCTGCCCGGCAAGGACGTCTGGCTGAGCGATCTGGCGTATGTCTCGGCGCAGAGTGGCTGGGGTCCAGTGGAGTTTGACCGCAGCAACGGTGAGCAGGGCCTGCGCGACGGCGGGGCACTGACCATTGCTGGCCGCACCTTTGACCGGGGCATGGGTGTTCACGCGCCCTCGACCCTGGATTACGATCTGGGGCGCACCTGCACGGCTTTCAGCGCGCAACTCGGTCTGGACGAGGAGGTAGGGGGGCGGGGCAGCGTGGGTTTTGAGGTCTATGGTGACGGTCAGAAGCTGTATGACAGCGGCCCCCTACGCGGCGGTGACCCGGCCCGGCAGGCGGTGGTGGACCTGCGCGGCGTGCAGACCCTGCGCCTGAGCGTCACGGACGGCGGCGACGGGCTGGCCCACGACCACGCCGACTGGGCCGACGCCCGGCTGCAGTGCGGAACGGCGGTGACCGGTCAGCCGGGCACCCGCGATCCCGGCTTCGGGGAGGCGGGCCGCTCCAGCGTGGGCGGTGTGGCCACCGTGACCGAGAACGGCGGCACGCTGGTGGTGCTGGGGGGGCGTTTTGGCCTGACCCGGCTGTCGCCCTCCGGTGTGGTGCTGGCACGCGGCGCGGCCACCCCAAACGGCGCAGCAACCCTGAACGGCGCGGCCAGCGCCCTGGCCCTCCAGCCGGACGGTGCGCTCATCGCCGTGGGCTACGCGGACGGCCAGATGGTGGCCCTGCGCTACCGCCCCGATCTGACACTGGACCCCAGCTTCGGCTTGGGCGGGGTGGTCCGGCTGCGGCTGGGGGTGGCGGCCAGCCAGTACGACAGCGATCCGGTGCGCTCGGCAGCCACCGCCGTGACCGTCGCCCCGGACGGCCAGATCGTGCTGGCGGGGTACGCTTCGCGGCCCTTCTCGCCCGCGCCTGGCGTCACGCTCTCGGACGACGATTTTGCGCTGGTGCGCCTGGGCAGCGATGGCAGGCCGGACCTTACCTTTGGCAGGAGCGGTGTCGTGACCACCCCACTCAACGCGCTGCTGGCGGGCGGTGACGCCTCCACCGACAAGCTGTACGGCGTGGCCCTGCAACCAGACGGCAGGATCGTGGTGGCCGGTGAGGCCCAGTACGACGCCAACAATTACAGCTCCGTGGTGGCGCGTTATCTGGGGACGGGCGAGCTGGACCCGTCCTTCTCGGGTGACGGAATTGCGCTGGGCGGTCTGGGAGAGCGCAGCACCTTCCATGCCGTGGCTGTGGAAAAGGGCGGTGCGATTTTGCTGGGCGGCGGCACCGGGCGCTTTTTCACCAGCGCCCTGCTCCAGCGCTTCAGCCCGGCGGGAGAGGCTGGGGAAGGCGTGAGGTTCCAGTTCAGGATGCCGGAAAACGCGCAACTGTTCCAGACCGTCGTGACTGCCCTGCTGCCCCAGTCGGATGGCCGCGTCGTTCTCGGCGGCTATGCGGGCGACACCACGTTCGTTTCACGTTTTGGCGCAGACCTGACGCAGGACCTGACCTTCGGGGCCGCGCCAGCGAATACTGTGCTGGGGAACACCGCGCAGGGGGGCAACGTGCCCGTCGGGTCCGGCTCATTGATCGCCTTGACCCAGGATGCCGAACGCCGGATCATCGCCACGACGGCGCAGTTCACGGCTACAGGCATAGAGGGTGACGGCACCGTCCGCCTGTTTCCATGA
- a CDS encoding chlorite dismutase family protein translates to MMVDMDPSGQVTGRESDRSNRQFMNYAFFKLDPAFRRLPQAERDELKAEFLAAAEGWVADAPARKGLILRPYSLVGVRGDVDFMLWRIAFDVREFTEAQARLNRTRLMGYLTQPYNFVSMNKRSQYVNRVDGSGHGLEVLPGQGQFLFIYPFVKTRAWYDLTPHSRQGMMDEHIHASVPFKGVRINTSYSYGIDDQEFVVSFDSDYPQEFVDLVHRLRYTEASIYTLQDTPMFTCVKKELAGVLDDLG, encoded by the coding sequence ATGATGGTGGACATGGACCCCAGCGGGCAGGTCACCGGACGCGAGTCGGACCGCAGCAACCGCCAGTTCATGAACTACGCCTTCTTCAAACTCGATCCGGCCTTTCGCCGCCTGCCGCAGGCCGAGCGCGACGAGCTGAAGGCCGAGTTCCTGGCTGCCGCCGAGGGCTGGGTGGCCGACGCCCCGGCCAGAAAGGGGCTGATCCTGCGCCCGTACTCGCTGGTGGGCGTGCGCGGCGACGTGGATTTCATGCTGTGGCGCATCGCCTTCGACGTGCGCGAATTCACGGAGGCGCAGGCCCGGCTGAACCGCACACGATTGATGGGCTACCTGACGCAGCCGTACAACTTCGTATCCATGAACAAGCGCAGCCAGTATGTCAACCGCGTGGACGGCAGTGGGCACGGGCTGGAAGTGCTGCCAGGGCAGGGGCAATTCCTGTTTATCTACCCCTTCGTGAAAACGCGGGCGTGGTACGACCTGACGCCCCACAGCCGCCAGGGCATGATGGACGAGCATATTCACGCCTCGGTGCCGTTCAAGGGCGTGCGGATCAACACCTCTTACAGCTACGGCATCGACGATCAGGAATTTGTGGTCAGCTTCGACAGCGATTACCCGCAGGAATTCGTCGACCTCGTTCACCGCCTGCGCTACACCGAGGCCAGCATATACACCTTGCAGGACACGCCGATGTTTACGTGTGTGAAAAAGGAACTGGCAGGGGTGCTGGACGATCTGGGGTAA
- a CDS encoding NPCBM/NEW2 domain-containing protein, producing MTGKFIPLALGCTALLLAACSQTPTPIPAPAPEGNLPAGSPYAGGKQYPWTDRLDAPGADAYANGRNYDWSSPVAASGAQAQALSGGQNFLSDLDWTSATSGWGTIERDRSNGEQDIGDGAGLKVGGRTFAKGLGVHAASEIKYALGGQCNTFTAFVGIDEEVGKLGSAQFRVFGDGKMLFDSGVRRGGDLSLPVDVSVAGVKELRLVVSDGGDNNFYDHADWGEAALNCVAAQPTGNVVLSELPYVSATNGWGPVEFDRSNGEQAQFDGKPLTIGGQVFTKGLGVHASSTLAAGLNYDLGGACTTFTASIGIDDEVGDRGSVVFQVYGDDKKLFDSGVVRGSDAARQISVDVKNVGALRLALTDAGDTMNFDHADWADAKLNCVKPAQAQSPGTLDPGFGSGGRVDVGGVDVVAEDGGGVAVLDANFKVTRLSASGAVLAQSAAMTGGEANAIARQPDGKLVVAGQMDGEMVAVRYLSNLTLDPSFGTGGVVRLTLSQTGDFGGRTGSAANDVVIQLDGKIVLAGYAQRYQPGYETATLRPTSYDLTLVRLQGDGLADAGFGAQGLTFTALNRDCLLTPAEGGADESLYALALQADGKIVVVGQCDVASSQYAVLGRYLSSGQTDTGFGMQGLLAPRGAYSTFRTVALLPGGEIVAGGGIERFFTQALIQRFKADGTRGPSAEFQFRVTENPLADQNSVTSLAIQTDGSMIVGGSSSSGTYVARFTPALTRDTTFGGSPGGSVSISSGLVVSLINTADNKIVATTASRTTDGEQGQGTYRLFR from the coding sequence ATGACTGGAAAGTTCATTCCCCTTGCCCTCGGTTGCACCGCCCTGCTGCTGGCCGCCTGCTCCCAGACGCCCACGCCCATTCCCGCTCCCGCGCCTGAAGGCAACCTGCCCGCTGGCAGCCCCTACGCCGGGGGCAAGCAGTATCCCTGGACAGACCGCCTGGACGCTCCCGGTGCCGATGCCTACGCGAACGGGCGCAATTACGACTGGTCCTCGCCCGTCGCCGCATCCGGCGCGCAGGCGCAGGCGCTCAGCGGTGGCCAGAACTTCCTCTCAGACCTGGACTGGACCTCGGCCACCAGCGGCTGGGGAACCATTGAGCGGGACCGCAGCAACGGCGAGCAGGACATCGGGGACGGCGCTGGATTAAAGGTCGGCGGGCGCACCTTCGCCAAGGGCCTGGGTGTCCACGCCGCGTCCGAGATCAAATACGCGCTGGGCGGGCAGTGCAACACCTTCACCGCCTTCGTGGGCATCGATGAAGAGGTGGGCAAGCTGGGCAGCGCGCAGTTCAGGGTCTTCGGTGACGGCAAGATGCTGTTCGACAGCGGCGTTCGGCGAGGCGGGGACCTGAGCCTGCCGGTGGACGTGAGCGTGGCCGGAGTGAAAGAACTGCGACTGGTGGTCAGTGATGGCGGCGACAACAACTTCTACGATCACGCCGACTGGGGCGAGGCGGCGCTGAATTGCGTGGCCGCGCAGCCCACGGGCAACGTCGTGCTGTCTGAGCTGCCGTATGTCTCGGCCACCAACGGCTGGGGTCCGGTGGAGTTTGACCGCAGCAACGGCGAGCAGGCCCAGTTCGACGGCAAACCGCTGACCATCGGCGGGCAGGTTTTCACCAAGGGGCTGGGCGTCCATGCCTCGTCCACCCTTGCCGCCGGGCTGAACTATGACCTGGGCGGGGCCTGCACCACCTTCACCGCCAGCATCGGTATCGACGACGAGGTGGGGGACCGGGGCAGCGTGGTCTTTCAGGTCTACGGCGACGACAAAAAACTCTTCGACAGCGGCGTGGTGCGCGGCAGCGACGCGGCCCGGCAGATTTCGGTGGACGTGAAGAACGTCGGGGCGCTGCGGCTGGCCCTGACCGACGCGGGCGACACCATGAACTTCGATCACGCCGACTGGGCCGACGCGAAATTGAATTGTGTGAAGCCTGCGCAGGCCCAGTCGCCCGGCACCCTCGATCCTGGCTTCGGCAGTGGCGGACGTGTGGATGTGGGCGGTGTGGACGTGGTGGCCGAGGACGGCGGTGGGGTGGCCGTACTGGACGCGAATTTCAAGGTTACGCGGCTGTCCGCTTCTGGCGCGGTGCTGGCCCAGAGCGCGGCCATGACGGGCGGCGAGGCCAATGCCATCGCCCGTCAGCCCGACGGCAAACTTGTCGTGGCAGGCCAGATGGACGGTGAAATGGTGGCCGTGCGTTACCTGAGCAACCTGACGCTGGACCCCAGCTTCGGCACGGGCGGCGTGGTCAGGCTCACCCTCAGCCAGACTGGAGATTTCGGAGGCAGGACCGGTTCGGCCGCAAATGACGTGGTGATCCAGCTAGATGGCAAGATTGTGCTGGCTGGCTATGCCCAGCGTTACCAGCCGGGTTATGAGACGGCCACCCTGCGCCCCACCAGCTATGATCTGACCCTCGTTCGCTTGCAGGGCGACGGCCTAGCAGACGCTGGCTTCGGCGCACAGGGCCTTACCTTCACCGCCCTGAACCGCGACTGTCTGCTCACTCCAGCAGAGGGGGGAGCGGACGAGAGCCTGTATGCCCTGGCCCTTCAGGCAGATGGCAAGATCGTCGTGGTTGGCCAGTGTGATGTGGCGTCTTCGCAATACGCCGTGTTGGGCCGTTACCTTTCTAGCGGTCAGACCGACACGGGTTTTGGCATGCAGGGTCTGCTTGCACCCAGAGGGGCATATTCGACCTTCCGCACCGTCGCCCTGCTGCCTGGCGGTGAGATTGTGGCTGGCGGCGGCATAGAACGGTTTTTCACTCAGGCCCTGATCCAGCGTTTCAAAGCAGACGGGACGCGTGGGCCAAGTGCCGAGTTCCAGTTCAGAGTGACCGAAAATCCACTGGCTGATCAGAACAGCGTGACCAGTCTGGCCATCCAGACGGACGGCAGCATGATCGTGGGCGGCTCTTCTTCCAGTGGAACCTATGTCGCCCGCTTCACTCCGGCCCTGACGCGAGACACCACATTCGGCGGCTCTCCGGGTGGCAGTGTGTCCATTAGTAGCGGCTTAGTCGTCTCGCTGATCAACACCGCTGACAATAAGATCGTCGCCACCACGGCCAGCAGAACCACAGATGGTGAGCAGGGCCAGGGAACCTACCGCCTGTTCCGTTAG
- a CDS encoding GGDEF domain-containing protein: protein MVSRESTLQQRLLKSQQYVVYAASLTYVVFVLLGALVNPPASFPEAFQTPKYGFALLTGLTCLAVYLWPLWIRTVYLVAYVGCLLSLTLEIPRLLSADLSVMQLFLWQSANVMISFLLLGSRWGLGANVLTLLTILVSLMLRGPFTGAQLADWLTVCLTLAITAYVSYLIMTFIEGNLLTHEEDQGKLRAARQDALTTVYGRGAIEEELERAMGYSQKNNTPMSVIVTDIDHFKSVNDQYGHATGDDVLRAVAKRLRRAVGGGGGMVGRWGGEEFIVLLPGLAKPDALVVAERLRREICDQPLADLNITASFGVASYRGVKDTTDQLFGRADQAMYDAKNAGRNAVR, encoded by the coding sequence ATGGTCAGCCGCGAAAGCACACTTCAACAACGTCTTCTTAAAAGCCAGCAATACGTGGTGTACGCCGCCAGCCTGACCTATGTCGTGTTCGTGCTGCTGGGGGCGCTGGTCAATCCACCCGCTTCTTTCCCAGAAGCTTTCCAGACGCCGAAGTACGGTTTTGCGCTATTGACGGGCCTCACCTGTCTGGCGGTCTACCTGTGGCCGCTATGGATCCGCACGGTGTATCTGGTGGCCTACGTGGGCTGCCTGCTGTCGCTGACGCTGGAGATTCCGCGCCTGCTGTCGGCTGATCTGAGCGTCATGCAACTGTTCTTGTGGCAGAGCGCCAACGTGATGATCTCCTTTCTGCTGCTGGGATCGCGCTGGGGCCTGGGGGCCAACGTGCTGACCCTGCTGACCATCCTGGTCTCGCTGATGCTGCGGGGTCCGTTCACGGGGGCGCAACTGGCCGACTGGCTGACGGTCTGCCTGACCCTGGCGATCACCGCCTACGTCTCGTACCTGATCATGACCTTTATCGAGGGCAACCTGCTGACCCACGAGGAAGATCAGGGCAAGCTGCGCGCCGCCCGGCAGGACGCCCTGACCACGGTCTACGGGCGCGGCGCAATCGAGGAAGAACTGGAGCGGGCGATGGGCTACTCCCAGAAGAACAACACGCCCATGAGCGTGATCGTGACCGATATCGACCACTTCAAGAGCGTCAACGATCAGTACGGCCACGCCACAGGCGACGATGTGCTGCGAGCAGTGGCCAAGCGGCTGCGGCGCGCGGTGGGCGGCGGCGGCGGCATGGTGGGCCGCTGGGGCGGCGAGGAATTCATCGTGCTGCTGCCCGGTCTGGCCAAGCCCGACGCGCTGGTGGTCGCCGAGCGGCTGCGCCGGGAAATCTGCGATCAGCCGCTGGCAGACCTGAACATCACCGCCAGTTTCGGAGTGGCCTCCTACCGGGGCGTCAAGGACACCACCGACCAACTGTTCGGACGCGCCGATCAGGCCATGTACGACGCCAAGAACGCGGGCCGCAACGCGGTGCGCTGA
- a CDS encoding acetamidase/formamidase family protein produces MTDHHLSAQFIHTVWDRALPPALRVRPGDTLTFDTLDASDGGVARRVVAGELTVPAALDALIRADARPARDAPRGHPLTGPVFVEGAQPGDALKIDILEVRPAAWGWTACRPDGIGLLDAVLAGEGLQPYTHFWDLRAGTHTDFLPGIRLPLAPFPGVIGVAPAADGPHPTAPPRQVGGNMDIRQLVAGSTLFLPVEVPGALLSVGDLHAAQGDGELSGTGIEMAGQITLRVGLEKGAGLTTPEFLTPTHGGTSSRWHATTGHDPDLMTAARLALRALLRRLTARGLSLEQAYVLSSACVDLKISQVVDAPNYTVSAFLPLDIFVDG; encoded by the coding sequence ATGACTGACCATCACCTGAGCGCCCAGTTCATTCACACCGTCTGGGACCGTGCGCTGCCGCCTGCGCTACGGGTGCGGCCCGGCGACACCCTCACCTTCGACACGCTGGACGCCTCGGACGGTGGGGTGGCGCGGCGGGTGGTGGCCGGGGAATTGACAGTCCCTGCCGCGCTGGACGCCCTGATCCGCGCCGATGCCCGTCCTGCCCGTGATGCGCCGCGCGGACATCCGCTGACTGGCCCGGTGTTTGTAGAAGGTGCCCAGCCCGGCGACGCCCTGAAGATCGACATTCTGGAAGTCCGGCCTGCCGCCTGGGGCTGGACCGCCTGCCGCCCGGACGGCATTGGCCTGCTGGACGCCGTGCTGGCCGGGGAAGGCTTGCAACCCTACACGCATTTCTGGGATCTGCGGGCAGGCACCCACACGGATTTTCTGCCCGGCATTCGCCTTCCGCTCGCGCCTTTTCCGGGTGTGATCGGGGTCGCGCCCGCTGCGGACGGCCCCCACCCCACCGCGCCGCCCCGGCAGGTGGGCGGCAATATGGACATCCGGCAACTGGTGGCGGGCAGCACGCTGTTCTTGCCGGTTGAAGTTCCTGGCGCGCTGCTCTCGGTGGGCGATTTACACGCGGCGCAGGGCGACGGCGAATTGTCGGGCACAGGCATCGAGATGGCGGGCCAGATTACACTGCGTGTCGGGCTGGAAAAAGGTGCGGGCCTGACCACGCCTGAATTCCTCACGCCCACGCACGGAGGCACCAGTTCGCGCTGGCACGCCACCACCGGGCACGATCCAGACCTGATGACCGCCGCACGTCTTGCCCTGCGCGCCCTGCTGCGGCGATTGACCGCGCGCGGCCTCAGCCTGGAACAGGCCTACGTGCTGTCCAGCGCCTGCGTCGATCTGAAGATCAGTCAGGTGGTGGACGCGCCGAATTACACGGTCAGCGCCTTCCTGCCGCTGGATATTTTTGTGGACGGGTAG
- the ndk gene encoding nucleoside-diphosphate kinase, with amino-acid sequence MERTFAMIKPDGVRRGLTPEILARIARKGYRVVGLKQMTISRQTAENHYGEHKERPFFGELVDFITGGPVVAIALEGNEAIAGWRAMMGATNPANAAPGTIRADFATTTGENVTHGSDSSESAARELGLFFADGELLS; translated from the coding sequence ATGGAACGAACTTTTGCAATGATCAAACCCGACGGCGTGCGCCGTGGCCTGACCCCCGAAATCCTCGCCCGCATCGCCCGCAAGGGCTACCGCGTGGTGGGCCTCAAGCAGATGACCATCTCGCGCCAGACCGCCGAGAACCATTACGGCGAACATAAGGAGCGTCCCTTCTTCGGTGAACTGGTGGACTTCATCACGGGCGGCCCCGTGGTGGCCATCGCGCTGGAGGGCAACGAGGCCATCGCGGGCTGGCGGGCCATGATGGGGGCCACCAACCCGGCCAACGCCGCCCCCGGCACCATCCGCGCCGACTTCGCCACCACCACTGGCGAGAACGTGACCCACGGCAGCGACAGCAGTGAAAGTGCTGCGCGCGAACTGGGCCTGTTCTTCGCGGACGGCGAACTGCTGAGCTGA
- a CDS encoding VOC family protein, whose protein sequence is MLKHVSFLTADLDAVLAFYVRLGGVTEKNLTTPEGYLRGVVRLGGQQGGRLQFFQILGESPHPHAHWAEHIALHVTGLRALLPQLRAAGVTVSRDLTPSPGGRDMAFVLDPDGRQVELLEAGPG, encoded by the coding sequence ATGCTCAAACACGTCTCGTTTCTCACTGCCGATCTGGACGCTGTGCTGGCCTTTTATGTGCGTCTGGGCGGCGTGACCGAGAAGAACCTGACCACCCCGGAAGGTTATCTGCGCGGTGTGGTTCGCCTGGGCGGGCAGCAGGGAGGCCGCCTCCAGTTCTTCCAGATTCTGGGCGAGTCGCCGCACCCGCACGCGCACTGGGCCGAACACATTGCGCTGCATGTTACGGGCCTGCGCGCCCTGTTGCCGCAGCTCCGGGCGGCGGGCGTGACGGTCAGCCGGGACCTGACCCCCAGCCCCGGCGGGCGCGACATGGCCTTCGTGCTGGACCCGGACGGGCGGCAGGTGGAACTGCTGGAGGCCGGGCCGGGCTGA
- a CDS encoding aldo/keto reductase: MEYRELKGTDLTVSAVGFGVWTVGTTWWGVKDEQMGKRLLREAYDLGVTYFDNADTYASGRAEEMQREALGDVREKIVIGTKFGYDIYNNPDRPGQQERPHDWTPAYLRKALEGSLKRLGTDYIDFYQLHNPRVDAIALDDLWAELDKLKSEGLIRAYGTALGPALNERQIEEGIATVRDRHAPTQIIYNLLEQMLGEQILPVAEAEGVSIVARVPHASGLLEGFMTKDTEFEPGDHRNWRMTTNAKKKAWMEDGLKKVEDLQQFVNGRTIGQLAIQFALHSPMMASILPNIYDNKGLKEYVAAFGARPLGQDEYDAIQTLYRANFGLEHDLRGQAVAQ; this comes from the coding sequence ATGGAATACCGTGAACTCAAAGGAACAGACCTGACCGTCAGCGCCGTGGGCTTTGGCGTATGGACAGTGGGCACGACGTGGTGGGGCGTCAAGGATGAACAGATGGGCAAGCGCCTGCTGCGCGAGGCGTATGACCTGGGCGTGACCTACTTCGACAATGCCGACACCTACGCCTCTGGCCGCGCCGAGGAAATGCAGCGCGAGGCGCTGGGCGACGTGCGCGAAAAAATTGTCATCGGCACCAAGTTCGGCTACGACATTTACAACAACCCGGACCGTCCGGGGCAGCAGGAGCGCCCGCACGACTGGACGCCCGCCTACCTCCGCAAGGCGCTGGAAGGCAGCCTCAAGCGATTGGGCACCGATTACATCGACTTTTATCAGCTTCACAATCCGCGCGTGGACGCCATTGCGCTGGACGACCTGTGGGCCGAACTGGACAAACTGAAATCCGAGGGCCTGATCCGCGCCTACGGCACCGCGCTGGGGCCTGCCCTGAACGAGCGGCAGATCGAGGAAGGCATCGCCACCGTGCGGGACCGCCACGCCCCCACCCAGATCATCTACAACCTGCTGGAGCAGATGCTGGGCGAACAGATTCTGCCGGTGGCCGAGGCAGAGGGCGTGAGCATCGTGGCCCGCGTGCCGCACGCTTCCGGGCTGCTGGAAGGCTTCATGACCAAGGACACCGAATTTGAGCCGGGCGATCACCGCAACTGGCGCATGACCACCAACGCGAAGAAAAAGGCGTGGATGGAAGACGGCCTGAAGAAGGTGGAGGACTTGCAGCAGTTCGTCAATGGGCGCACCATCGGCCAGCTTGCCATTCAGTTCGCGCTGCACTCCCCGATGATGGCGAGCATCCTGCCCAACATCTACGATAACAAGGGGCTGAAGGAATACGTCGCCGCCTTCGGTGCCAGACCGCTGGGGCAGGACGAATACGACGCCATTCAGACCCTCTACCGCGCCAACTTTGGTTTAGAACATGACTTGCGCGGACAGGCGGTGGCCCAGTGA